Part of the Kitasatospora sp. NBC_01266 genome, GACATCCCGGCGGCCTACCGGGCGATGGCGAAGGCCACCGCGCAGCGGGCGCTGGCGCACGGGACGCTGACGGACGAAGCGGCGGCCTCGCTGCTGGACGTACTCAACGAGGAGATCTGATGGCCCGCCCCAAGCCCGCCGCCAAGGGCCCCAAGGTCCGCAAGACCCAGCTGACCCACACCGTCTCCGACTTCGAGGCGGCCTTCTGGCCGGACGAGAGCCCGGTGGACAACGCGGTCGTGATGACCATGGGCGCGCTGCACGAGGGCCACGCCGCACTGATCCGGGCCGCCCGCAAGGAGGTCGGACCGGACGGCCGGGTGGCCGTGACGGTCTTCGTCAACCCGCTGCAGTTCGGCCCGAGCGAGGACCTGGACCGCTACCCGCGCACGCTGGCCGCCGACGTCCGGCTCGCCGAGGAGCACGGCGCCGACGTGGTCTTCGCCCCGCTGCCCGAGGAGGTCTACCCGAACGGCACCCCGCAGGTGCGGCTGGCGGCCGGCCCGATGGGCGAGCGGTTCGAGGGCACCACCCGGCCCGGCCACTTCGACGGCATGCTGACCGTGGTGGCCAAGCTGCTGCACATCACCGACCCGGACTTCGCCTTCTTCGGCGAGAAGGACGCCCAGCAGCTGGCGATCGTCCAGCGGATGGTGGCCGACCTGGACTTCGACGTCGAGGTGATCGGCGTGCCGACCGTCCGGGAGGCGGACGGCCTGGCGCTCTCCTCGCGCAACCACTTCCTCTCCGAGACCGAGCGCGAGCAGGCGCTGGCGCTCTCCCGCGCCCTGTTCGCCGGGCGGGACGCCGCCGCGCGCGGCCCCAAGGCCGTGCGTGAGGCGGCCGCCCAGGTGCTGGACGACGCCTCGGGCGTCGACCTCGACTACCTCGCCCTGATCGACCCGCACGACTTCGTCGAGGCACCGGACGACTTCCAGGGCGAGGCGGTACTGGCCGTGGCGGCGAAGGTGGGGTCCACCCGCCTGATCGACAATGTTCGCCTCCAGGTCAGGTAGCTCAGACAACCCTTCGGCATGCACTCTCCCTCCCGGCCTGACAGCCGGGCGGCCCCAACTGGAGGCGTGACCCGCGATGCTTCGCACCATGTTCAAGTCCAAGATCCACCGTGCCACCGTCACCCAGGCCGACCTGCACTACGTCGGGTCGGTGACGGTGGACCAGGACCTGCTGGACGCCGCCGACATCCTGCCCGGCGAGCTGGTCCACATCGTTGACATCAACAACGGGGCCCGCCTGGAGACCTACACCATCGCCGGACCGCGCGGCACCGGCGTGATCGGCATCAACGGCGCCGCCGCGCGGCTGGTCCACCCCGGCGACCTGGTGATCCTGATCGCCTACGGGCAGATGGACACCGCCGAGGCGAAGGCCTACCAGCCCAAGGTCGTCTTCGTGGACGCCGAGAACAAGATCACCGGCACCGGGGCGGACGCCGCCGAGGCCCCGCCCGGGACGGACACCCTGCGGGGCGACGCCGTTCACGTGTAACACCAGCCGACGGGAGCTCCACCATGCCTGTGACCCACCGCCTCACCGCCCCCACCCCGGGCTGGACCGCCACCACCGATGTCGTGGTGGTCGGCTCCGGCGTGGCGGGACTCACCGCCGCGCTCGGCATCCGCCAGGCCGGCCTGCGGGTGACGGTGGTCACCAAGGCGATGCTGGACGACGGCTCCACCCGCTGGGCCCAGGGCGGCATAGCCGCCGCGCTGGGCGAGGGGGACACCCCCGAGCAGCACCTGGCCGACACCCTGGTGGCCGGGGCCGGGGTCTGCGACGAGCAGGCCGTCCGGCTCCTGGTCACCGAGGGCCCGGGGGCGGTGCGCCGGCTGATCGCGGTCGGCGCCGCCTTCGACACCGACGCCGAGGGCGAGATCCTGCTCACCCGCGAGGGCGGCCACCACCGGCGCCGGATCGCGCACGCGGGCGGGGACGCCACCGGCGCGGAGATATCGCGAGCCCTGGTCACCGCCGTGCGCGACGACCCAGGGCTCGAACTGATCGAGCACGCGCTGGTGCTGGACCTGCTCACCGACGAGAGCGGCCACGCGGCCGGCCTGACCCTGCACGTGATGGGCGAGGGCCAGCGCGACGGGGTGGGCGCGCTGCGGGCCAAGGCCGTGGTGCTGGCCACCGGCGGCATGGGCCAGGTCTTCTCGGCCACCACCAACCCGCCGGTCTCCACCGGCGACGGCGTGGCGCTCGCGCTGCGGGCCGGCGCCGAGGTGGCCGACCTGGAGTTCGTCCAGTTCCACCCGACCGTGCTCTGGCTCGGCCCCGAGGCGCACGGCCAGCAGCCGCTGATCTCCGAGGCGGTCCGCGGCGAGGGCGCCTACCTGGTGGACGCCGCCGGCACCCGCTTCATGCTGGGGCGGCACGAGCTCAACGAGCTGGCCCCGCGCGACATCGTGGCCAAGGCGATCACCCGGCAGATGCAGGCGCAGGACGCCGACCACATGTACCTGGACGGGCGGCACTTCGGCGCCGCCATGTGGGCCGAGCGGTTCCCGACCATCCTGGCCTCCTGCCGCTCGCACGGGATCGACCCGGTCACCGAGCTGATCCCGATCGCCCCGGCCGCGCACTACGCCTCCGGCGGGGTCCGCACCGACCTGCGCGGGCGCACCTCGGTGCCCGGCCTGTACGCCTGCGGCGAGGTGGCCTGCACCGGGGTGCACGGCGCCAACCGGCTGGCCTCCAACTCGCTGCTGGAAGGCCTGGTCTTCGCCGAGCGGATCGCCGCCGAGCTGACCGAGCGGCACCGGGCCGGCGAGCTGCCCGAGCGCGTGGTGGACGTGCCCGCCGCGCGGGCCGCCCGGCCCGTCGCGCTGCCCGCACCCGAGGCCCGGGCCCAGGTCCAGCAGCT contains:
- the panD gene encoding aspartate 1-decarboxylase is translated as MLRTMFKSKIHRATVTQADLHYVGSVTVDQDLLDAADILPGELVHIVDINNGARLETYTIAGPRGTGVIGINGAAARLVHPGDLVILIAYGQMDTAEAKAYQPKVVFVDAENKITGTGADAAEAPPGTDTLRGDAVHV
- the panC gene encoding pantoate--beta-alanine ligase — its product is MARPKPAAKGPKVRKTQLTHTVSDFEAAFWPDESPVDNAVVMTMGALHEGHAALIRAARKEVGPDGRVAVTVFVNPLQFGPSEDLDRYPRTLAADVRLAEEHGADVVFAPLPEEVYPNGTPQVRLAAGPMGERFEGTTRPGHFDGMLTVVAKLLHITDPDFAFFGEKDAQQLAIVQRMVADLDFDVEVIGVPTVREADGLALSSRNHFLSETEREQALALSRALFAGRDAAARGPKAVREAAAQVLDDASGVDLDYLALIDPHDFVEAPDDFQGEAVLAVAAKVGSTRLIDNVRLQVR
- a CDS encoding L-aspartate oxidase; translated protein: MPVTHRLTAPTPGWTATTDVVVVGSGVAGLTAALGIRQAGLRVTVVTKAMLDDGSTRWAQGGIAAALGEGDTPEQHLADTLVAGAGVCDEQAVRLLVTEGPGAVRRLIAVGAAFDTDAEGEILLTREGGHHRRRIAHAGGDATGAEISRALVTAVRDDPGLELIEHALVLDLLTDESGHAAGLTLHVMGEGQRDGVGALRAKAVVLATGGMGQVFSATTNPPVSTGDGVALALRAGAEVADLEFVQFHPTVLWLGPEAHGQQPLISEAVRGEGAYLVDAAGTRFMLGRHELNELAPRDIVAKAITRQMQAQDADHMYLDGRHFGAAMWAERFPTILASCRSHGIDPVTELIPIAPAAHYASGGVRTDLRGRTSVPGLYACGEVACTGVHGANRLASNSLLEGLVFAERIAAELTERHRAGELPERVVDVPAARAARPVALPAPEARAQVQQLMSRGTGVLRSAASMAATAEGLAALAEGAAAHVAEEKPADPRVETWEAANLLLVATALVTAAARRAETRGCHWREDFPERDDAHWQRHLITTLTADGLRVTEEH